The sequence GTCACAAGCTCTTGACTTGTTTGATCTTTGCTCCAACTAGGGGTGGGCATGGTATGTGTTTTTAAAATGTTTGGTAATAGGTATTTATATGAAGAATATCGAAATACCGGATACCATATCGAAGTACATAGTTACACATACAatttatatatcttatataGTACTAgcaaatatataatatagtatTAGTACAAAACTAATTATTCAGACGTTGGAACTTCGACTatctttattgaaatgtccttTTTGCATAATTGATTAACGAAGGGAATTGcatgtttttactttctttcaatatttctaCATGTATAAGGTGTTAGTATGGTATAATTGAGATTGTTTTGAAAAGCCGAGTCATAATTATGAGTATACGTAAGTTGAGTCAAACAAACTATGGTTGCGGATTTACTGTACTCAAAAATACCGAAATCCAACTTAAAAATACCAAACCATACCGAATTAGTTTGGTATGGTAATGGtatagtatatatttttaaaaaccaaAATTACCGAACCGAAGTTTCCGATATTGTACCATGCCCCACCCCTAGCTCCAACTATCATACTAAATAAACCTGTAGATTTTTTAGACAGTAAGTACATTTAAACATCTGGTACACATCAATGAGCAGATGACGAGGAAATTTTTTGAATGAAGTAGTTATATGTCAATATGGCATTAGCATCTTGCACATGGGATCACAAACTTCCTCTATAGATTCACATATTCTAAAGAAAAGTACGCGTTGCCTATATGGTGGAATAGTGTTTAAGTGAATGCCACAATCTACACTAACTCTTTGTatcttatcaatttaaattttttccccCCACTTTCCACCTTTAGGAACGATTATGAACTAAAGTAGTGTAGGATTTATTCAGTTGCTGAGATGCTGCAAACTCAAAATGAAATATCACTGCGAGGTAATATTTCTTGGTGTGAAAAGCCAAAGGCATTAATTTGCTTCTTCTGTTAGGTTCAGCTGCTGAAATAGTCGTTTCACCCACCTATATGTTTTACCCCCTGCCTTATTTGTGTTATTTACCAGCAACATAGGAGCTAGGCGAAATTGCTGAGGCATTTCTAATTGAACTAAATTGTTATTATCCACTAATAGCTGTTGTTCTGTCATCTAGGACTATGTCTTGATTTTTCTGCATGACTGACACATGCATTGCATGGTACTTAAATACTGCATCTTTCACACTTTTTGCTAATTTATTTGTAGCATGTCAAATTTTCCAGACTGATACATGTTGCATCAACAGGTCTTCAAAGGAACTCTTACTACTGGGGAGGTAGTTGCAATTAAAAGAGCACAACATGGATCAATGCAGGGGGCTTTTGAGTTCAAAACAGAGATTGAGCTATTGTCAAGGATACATCACAAGAATGTTGTAAGCCTggttggattttgttatgagcaaGGCGAACAAATGCTGGTTTATGAGTACATTTCAAAGGGTACTCTAAGGGAAAGTCTCTcaggtaaaaatatttttctgcaTCCATCATTTCATATGTTTGCTTCTGAGGAAGCAGATGCTAAGTCCAGTCCAATCTGGCAAATAAGAAAGATTGGTATTTCTTCACTAAAACAATATCGATCTGTCCACTGAACTGTCTTGTTCATACAGTGGAAAGTGTTTTATTTACCTTTGTGTAAAATTGAATTCATTATATTGCTTCATCTCCTTTATCAGACCTGCTAATTTATATGTTTATTCAGCCATTGTCCTCCAAGGAATAACATTCCCAACTGAAACTCTCTCCATCACCATCATGGATTTTCTCTAGTATGATACGAGAATTAATATCACAGTGTTTGGgcgtatataaaaatttaatttggttATTCTAAATCTGCATATGGCTCTTGCAGTCAAGCCAAAATTCCAGTTGGAGTGGACAAGGAGACTTAAGATAGCCCTTGATGCTGCTAGAGGTTTAGCATACTTGCATGAGCTTGCAGATCCTCCCATAATACACAGGGATGTAAAGTCAAATAACATCTTGCTGGATGACCATTTAACTGCAAAAGTTGCTGATTTTGGCCTATCAAAACTTTTGAGAGACGAAGACAAGGGCCATGTCACCACTCAAGTCAAAGGTACATTGGTGAGTATTACTACCTCAAACCTTGATGGATCAATTTGAGCTGTCTTATAATTCTTATGGATATGCGTATATCAAACTCTACAACTTGAAGGCGATTGGTATATCACCAAGGCTAATATTCTTGATCGTGAAATGACTGAACAACATGAAGAAGGATCATTTGGAATCCAATTAAAGAATTAGTCACCACATGTTATTCATTGTTTAACGTGGTGATATACTGATAAATGCAAATTTTGATTTCAAAGAACATTTGTAATTCCATAATGCACCATCCATATACTGCTTCGAAATCCCATTTTCTAAGAATGTTCTTATGTATAGGGATATTTGGATCCTGAATATTACATGAGCCAACAGTTGACTGAGAAAAGTGATGTATATAGCTTTGGGGTGGTGCTGCTCGAGCTGATTACTGCAAGAGCTCCAATAGAACGAGGAAAACACATCGTGAGATTGGTTGCAGAGACCATATATGATTCAAAAGATAACAGCAAACTATACCAGTTAATTGATCCAAGAATAGGTCCAGGTTCAAAACTCGAAGGTGTTGATAGATTATTCACATTGGGAATGAGATGTGTAAATGAATCCGGGGCTGAGAGGCCTTCCATGGGAGAGGCTGTGAAAGAAATTGAGAGTATTCTTGAACTGGCTAGCTTGAGCAAGTATACTGAAGGCGACCTCACTTCGTCTAGCTATGAGGACACAACTCAACTCAGACTTGACGATTTTTATAATGATAAGGCTTTTGATTATAGTGGTAAATTTCCTTCTGGTGGCATGAACACCACTTATTGAAACTACCAAGGACTATAACTGTGAGTTACATAAGTTTGTTATTATTGACCATATTACTATGAATTACATTTTGTTTGATTGTTTATTACTAGTGATGCTTCTGTTCTAATACTAGCTATGTCAGAATTCAGAATTACAGATGGCTTCTTCAGATTAAGTGATCTTCATATTGATATATGATCGAAAATAAACTAAGATCATACTGTACAGGACTACAGATGAATTTTATAGCTCAAAACTGTTAAACTGtaacaaataaagaattttCTTGTTACACTGCCCTTTGCAGCTATGTTAACAAGCACAACAAATTTAGGACCTTTTTGGCCTTGGACTATGAAGATCAGTTTAGACAATTGCATGATTAGTTGCAAGTAATGCACAACAAACTGTATTTTTAATGCGTTGTACCATGCCCATCAAAATTTTGAACAGAACTGACATAATTTAAAGAAACCACCTACTGTTTTTCGGAGTTAAATACTAGATACTTATTGGTCCATTACAACTTCATATACTATCTGTCTTCGTTGTATTGATTGAACACTCCAACTTACGATGATAcgatagaaaattttaaaatgaggATATAAATTGATGTAATGCCTTCTCCTTCCAATTTGGTGGCAAGTTATTTTGAGAGCAAAAAGTGCAGTGACTGTCCCTTAGATGAACCAACAAAGATTGGTGGAGAGCCTCCAACAACTCCGCCACATTTTGAAAACATGCATAGCCCAGAGAGACCTCTTAACCGGCAAATCTCTGCATACCCTTTACATCAAAGCACTCATTCCACCGTCTACTTACTTCTCCAACCATTTCATCCTTCTCTATTCTAAGTGTGGCCTTCTTACCGCTGCTCGCAGGGCTTTTGAAGCTACCCCTGAACCCAATGTTTTCTCTTTCAATGCTATCCTCAATGCATATGCTAAAGAAGCTCAGCCTCATCTTGCCCACCAGCTGTTTGATAAAATACCCCAACCGGATATTGTTTCTTACAACACCCTTATATCTGCTTATGCTGATCTTGGTTACACCCTGCCTGCTCTTCGGCTCTTTCTTGATTTGAAGGACACGGGTCTTGTTATGGATGGATTTACTCTTTCAGCTGCTATCACGGCTGCTAATGACAATGTTGATTTCATTACTCAGCTTCACTCATTGTCTATATCTGCTGGGCTTGACTCTTATGCTTCTGTTAATAATACTCTCATCACGTATTATAGCAAAAATGGGCATCTTGATTATGCACGAGAGGTTTTTGCGTCAATGGGTGAGATAAAAGATGAGGTTTCTTGGAATTCGATGATTGTTGCTTATGGGCAGCATAGGGAAGGGATAAAGGCGTTGGCTTTGTATAAAGAAATGGAACTTAGGGACTTATATTTAGACATGTTTACTTTGGCAAGTGTATTGACAGCACTTACGTCCATGGAAGACTTGCGTGGTGGGCTTCAATTTCATGGTCGGTTAATCAGAATGGGTTTTCATGAAAATCCACATGTTGGAAGTGGGCTGATTGATTTGTACTCAAAATGTAGTGCTAGTATATCAGAGTGCAAAAAAGTATTTCAGGAAATACCTTATCCTGACTTGGTGCTCTGGAACACAATGATTTCTGGATATTCGCAGTCTGAATTGTGTGAAGAAGCTGTTGCTTGTTTTAGACAAATGCAGCTTGCTGGCCATCAACCTGATGATTGCAGCTTTGTTTGTGTGATTAGTGCATCTTCTAACTTGTCATCACCATCGCAAGGGAAACAGATTCACTCTTTGGCAATCAAATCTAGTATTCCATCCAATCGTATATCAGTGAACAATACTCTCATTGCAATGTATTCTAAATGTGGAAGTCTGCAAGACGCAAGATTACTTTTTGATAGAATGCCTGAGCATAATGCTGTCACTTTAAATTCTATGATAGCAGGATATGCTCAGCATGGGCATGGAACAGAGTCGCTGTTACTATTTGCATGGATGCTTGAAAGCAATATTACACCTACAAACATAACATTCATCTCTGTCCTATCGTCATGTGCACACACTGGAAAAGTTGTGGAAGGGAAGAAATATTTTGGTTTAATGACTGATAAATTTGGGATAAACCCAGAGGCTGAGCACTATTTATGCATGATTGACCTTTTGGGTCGAGCAGGAAAGCTTGAGGAAGCAGAGACACTAATCGAAACAATGCCATATAATCCTGGTACAATTGGCTGGGGCTCATTACTTAGAGCATGTCGAACACATGGTAATATAGAGCTAGCAACAAAGGCAGCTAACCACTGTGTTCAGCTGGATCCATCAAATGCGGCACCATATGTCATGCTTGCGCACATGAATGCTTGTCTTGGCAGATGGGAAGAGGTAGCATCGATTAGAAAAGAAATGCGAGACAAGGGAGTGAGAAAGCAAGTGGGTTGTAGTTGGATTGAGGTGGCCAACAGGGTTCACGTCTTTGTGGCAGAAGATAGTTCTCATCCGATGATAAAGTTGGTGTATAAATTCTGGGAAGAGATGTCAAAGAAGTTGAAGCAAGAAGGGTATACTCCGGATTTGAGGTGGGCTCTGATGAGAGATGATGGAACAAGGCAGGAGGAGAAAGAGAGAAGCTTATGGCATCACAGCGAAAAGCTGGCAGTTGCTTTTGGGATTTTATCGACCAAAGATGGTGAACCTATTCTTATCATAAAGAATTTGAGAATATGTGGCGACTGTCATAATGCAATTAAGATTCTA comes from Solanum pennellii chromosome 1, SPENNV200 and encodes:
- the LOC107014154 gene encoding pentatricopeptide repeat-containing protein At3g49710; this translates as MNQQRLVESLQQLRHILKTCIAQRDLLTGKSLHTLYIKALIPPSTYFSNHFILLYSKCGLLTAARRAFEATPEPNVFSFNAILNAYAKEAQPHLAHQLFDKIPQPDIVSYNTLISAYADLGYTLPALRLFLDLKDTGLVMDGFTLSAAITAANDNVDFITQLHSLSISAGLDSYASVNNTLITYYSKNGHLDYAREVFASMGEIKDEVSWNSMIVAYGQHREGIKALALYKEMELRDLYLDMFTLASVLTALTSMEDLRGGLQFHGRLIRMGFHENPHVGSGLIDLYSKCSASISECKKVFQEIPYPDLVLWNTMISGYSQSELCEEAVACFRQMQLAGHQPDDCSFVCVISASSNLSSPSQGKQIHSLAIKSSIPSNRISVNNTLIAMYSKCGSLQDARLLFDRMPEHNAVTLNSMIAGYAQHGHGTESLLLFAWMLESNITPTNITFISVLSSCAHTGKVVEGKKYFGLMTDKFGINPEAEHYLCMIDLLGRAGKLEEAETLIETMPYNPGTIGWGSLLRACRTHGNIELATKAANHCVQLDPSNAAPYVMLAHMNACLGRWEEVASIRKEMRDKGVRKQVGCSWIEVANRVHVFVAEDSSHPMIKLVYKFWEEMSKKLKQEGYTPDLRWALMRDDGTRQEEKERSLWHHSEKLAVAFGILSTKDGEPILIIKNLRICGDCHNAIKILSGMTGREITVRDCHRFHCFKGGACSCGDYW